The following coding sequences are from one Methanosarcina sp. WWM596 window:
- a CDS encoding acetyltransferase codes for MENPEEINLREVMEYYGYTGSFGVIKFYFRYAINWILQTIAKICPHFGISVKLQRMRGVKIGKHVFLGPGVNIDDLYPELITIEDYVGIGMGTMIFAHSNPTCSPYLKKKYYPREVKPVTIKSGAWIAPGSIILAGITIGEHSVVGAGSVVMKNVEPYTVVVGCPARVLKKLE; via the coding sequence ATGGAAAACCCTGAAGAAATTAACCTGAGGGAAGTTATGGAGTATTATGGTTACACCGGCTCATTCGGTGTAATTAAATTTTATTTTCGTTATGCAATTAACTGGATATTGCAGACAATAGCTAAAATTTGTCCTCATTTTGGAATATCGGTAAAACTCCAGCGGATGAGGGGCGTAAAAATTGGAAAACATGTATTTTTGGGGCCTGGTGTCAATATCGATGATCTATACCCGGAATTAATTACAATCGAAGATTACGTCGGTATCGGAATGGGAACAATGATCTTTGCACATTCGAATCCAACCTGTTCCCCATATCTAAAAAAAAAGTACTATCCAAGGGAAGTAAAACCTGTAACTATAAAAAGTGGGGCCTGGATTGCACCTGGTAGTATAATTCTTGCAGGAATTACAATTGGGGAACATAGTGTTGTTGGAGCTGGGAGTGTTGTTATGAAAAACGTAGAACCCTATACAGTTGTAGTTGGCTGTCCGGCTAGAGTTCTAAAGAAACTTGAGTGA
- a CDS encoding DapH/DapD/GlmU-related protein, giving the protein MKTKTYFGIFPIVFYFLKKRANDLILKKKLMFEKNVFIGPNVVLDPEYPWLISIGKNSSLAKGVVVLAHDGSTKLHTGYSKIGRVSIGEETFIGINSIILPHVNIGNNVIIGAGSIVTSDIPDNCVAAGNPAKVICSTSEIIEKHKQKMLLSPIYENGWTSRTGITEKKKEKMNEDLKQTMGYII; this is encoded by the coding sequence ATGAAGACTAAAACATATTTTGGTATATTTCCAATAGTTTTCTATTTTTTAAAAAAAAGAGCTAATGATTTAATCCTCAAAAAAAAACTTATGTTCGAAAAAAATGTGTTTATTGGTCCGAATGTAGTATTAGATCCTGAATATCCCTGGCTAATCTCTATTGGAAAAAATAGCTCTTTGGCTAAAGGAGTAGTCGTTTTAGCTCACGACGGAAGCACTAAATTACACACAGGGTATTCAAAAATAGGAAGAGTCAGCATTGGTGAAGAGACTTTTATTGGCATAAATAGCATCATACTTCCACATGTTAATATTGGAAATAATGTTATCATTGGGGCTGGTAGCATAGTAACATCAGATATTCCTGATAATTGTGTTGCGGCTGGAAATCCAGCTAAAGTAATATGTTCTACCTCCGAAATTATTGAAAAACATAAGCAAAAAATGCTCTTATCTCCGATATATGAAAACGGATGGACAAGCAGAACAGGCATTACAGAAAAAAAGAAAGAAAAGATGAATGAAGATTTGAAACAAACGATGGGGTATATAATTTAA
- a CDS encoding glycosyltransferase family 4 protein has translation MVCIKICFILLINKGGMVHYVSQLCNSLANFSTECTIYLIAPKGINENLFDNRVILKKIPSISIHGYRIDLMIKYLLEIKPDIIHTSMVHPFIVPLLPVLKKMAPVVATVHDVQLHSDQKNFIFDMSTLITSKFADLDFVHGERLKLDLIKRGILDSKISVIPIGDFSFFSSINQKEINEEENTILFFGRILEYKGIDYLIKAEPLISSKTSNFRIIIAGNGDFSQYENMIDNKNHFEIINEYIPDEKVSELFRKSSVVVLPYIEASQTGIIPIAYAFKKPVVATDVGSLSEVVLDGVTGFIVPPKDSQSLADSLLNVLLNKKLKNSMGNAAYEFMKKNMSWEGIAQKTIGEYKKLIPNNC, from the coding sequence GTGGTTTGTATAAAAATATGTTTCATATTGTTGATAAATAAAGGGGGAATGGTACATTATGTATCACAGCTTTGCAATTCTCTAGCTAACTTTAGTACTGAATGTACTATTTATTTAATCGCTCCAAAAGGTATCAATGAAAATCTCTTTGACAACCGTGTCATTTTGAAAAAAATTCCCTCTATTAGTATACATGGATATCGAATTGATTTGATGATTAAGTATCTTTTGGAAATAAAGCCCGATATTATACATACCAGTATGGTACATCCTTTTATAGTTCCTTTATTGCCAGTCTTAAAAAAAATGGCTCCTGTTGTAGCTACAGTTCATGACGTTCAGTTACACTCTGACCAAAAAAATTTCATTTTTGATATGAGTACATTAATTACTTCTAAATTTGCGGATTTGGATTTTGTTCATGGTGAAAGGCTAAAGTTAGATTTAATAAAGAGAGGAATTTTAGATTCAAAAATCTCTGTTATACCCATTGGAGATTTTTCATTTTTTAGTTCAATAAATCAGAAAGAAATTAATGAAGAAGAAAACACAATTCTATTTTTTGGTAGAATACTTGAATACAAAGGAATAGACTATCTAATAAAAGCAGAACCTCTGATCTCCTCAAAAACATCAAATTTCAGAATAATCATTGCTGGTAATGGTGATTTTTCTCAGTATGAAAATATGATAGATAATAAAAATCACTTTGAAATAATCAATGAATATATCCCGGATGAAAAGGTTTCTGAATTATTTCGGAAATCTTCAGTTGTCGTTTTGCCTTATATCGAAGCATCACAAACAGGAATAATTCCAATAGCTTATGCGTTTAAAAAACCAGTCGTTGCAACAGACGTAGGAAGCCTTTCTGAAGTTGTTTTAGATGGTGTTACAGGTTTTATCGTACCGCCTAAGGATTCACAAAGTCTAGCTGATTCACTATTAAATGTCTTATTAAATAAAAAGTTAAAGAATAGTATGGGCAATGCAGCATATGAGTTTATGAAAAAAAATATGTCATGGGAAGGAATAGCACAAAAAACAATAGGGGAATATAAGAAACTCATTCCTAATAATTGCTGA
- a CDS encoding glycosyltransferase family 2 protein has product MTLTIAAMPAYNESHVITEVILGCKKYVDKVIVVDDGSSDNTAEIAESVGGYVVRHEVNKGYGAALKSCFKLAREFHADAMVIIDSDGQHNPDEIPQLLEPLKDGADLVIGSRFIKGNGKNVPTYRKIGMKILDIATYFAGGIYVTDSQSGFRAYGKKAIENIWLKGDDMSAGSEILLYTRDHNLNFVEVEIHCRYDLEQCSSQNPFAHGLQVMLQILKDMEIRRPLYYFTIPGMMSTTAGLFMGTKFLQDFYSGESLSSGSTLLMILIMFVGIFMVFTGIILHAISKMIYQIVSIQKEIESQDNGF; this is encoded by the coding sequence TTGACTCTTACAATTGCCGCAATGCCTGCGTATAATGAGAGCCACGTGATCACAGAAGTAATTCTGGGTTGCAAAAAATATGTTGATAAAGTTATCGTGGTGGACGATGGAAGTTCGGATAACACTGCAGAAATTGCAGAGTCTGTGGGAGGATATGTAGTGAGGCATGAGGTAAATAAGGGATATGGTGCGGCTCTTAAATCCTGTTTCAAATTAGCTCGTGAATTTCATGCAGATGCAATGGTAATAATAGACTCTGATGGGCAGCATAATCCGGATGAGATTCCTCAGTTACTGGAACCCTTAAAAGATGGTGCAGATCTCGTAATCGGCTCCCGGTTCATAAAAGGTAATGGGAAAAACGTGCCAACCTACAGAAAAATCGGCATGAAAATTCTAGACATTGCCACATACTTTGCAGGTGGGATCTATGTTACAGACTCCCAGAGCGGTTTTCGAGCTTATGGAAAAAAAGCGATTGAGAATATCTGGCTTAAGGGAGATGATATGTCTGCAGGCTCTGAAATTCTGCTTTATACGAGAGATCATAACCTTAACTTTGTAGAAGTTGAGATTCATTGCAGATATGATCTTGAGCAGTGTTCAAGCCAGAATCCGTTTGCACACGGTCTGCAGGTGATGCTCCAGATTCTAAAGGATATGGAGATCAGGAGACCTTTATATTATTTCACGATTCCGGGAATGATGTCAACTACCGCTGGATTGTTTATGGGAACGAAGTTTTTACAGGATTTTTATTCTGGAGAAAGTTTGAGCTCTGGATCGACTTTATTGATGATTTTGATAATGTTTGTTGGGATTTTTATGGTGTTTACCGGGATTATACTTCATGCGATTTCCAAGATGATTTATCAAATAGTATCAATTCAAAAAGAAATTGAATCTCAAGATAATGGTTTTTGA
- a CDS encoding polysaccharide deacetylase family protein produces MINALSFDLEYWYTAELVCRFAPDEKEDQVIEAVYPLLDLLDKYDTKATFFVLGKLAEKYPELIIEISKKGHEIGSHSYSHKTLHELGMKKFEYEIEKTNSILKSITGKSPLGFRAPTFSIDNTNKWALDILVKNGYKYDSSVFPVKTNLYGVPDAPVFSYCPSKDDITVHDPDGPIIEYPLSVIKFGINIPIAGGFYLRLLPISFLRSAINRVNTKRSVVIYMHPWEMYSDTQKVPLPLISRFITYYGVNSAFSKLENLLKNFTFSPIKEVLNL; encoded by the coding sequence ATGATTAACGCACTAAGTTTCGATCTGGAGTATTGGTACACTGCAGAACTCGTTTGTAGATTTGCACCTGATGAAAAAGAAGACCAAGTAATAGAAGCTGTATATCCTTTACTTGACTTGCTAGATAAATATGATACGAAAGCCACATTTTTTGTTCTGGGGAAATTAGCAGAAAAATATCCCGAGTTAATAATAGAAATCTCCAAAAAGGGTCACGAAATCGGCTCCCATTCATATTCCCATAAGACTCTTCATGAGCTTGGAATGAAAAAATTTGAATATGAAATTGAAAAGACTAACAGCATTTTGAAATCAATTACTGGAAAATCTCCACTTGGATTCAGGGCTCCGACTTTTTCAATCGACAATACGAATAAATGGGCTTTAGATATACTGGTTAAAAATGGTTATAAGTATGATTCCAGTGTTTTTCCGGTGAAGACAAATTTATATGGAGTCCCGGATGCGCCAGTATTTTCGTACTGTCCTTCTAAAGACGATATTACTGTGCATGATCCAGATGGCCCGATAATAGAGTATCCTTTGAGCGTTATAAAATTTGGAATAAATATCCCCATTGCAGGCGGATTTTATCTTAGACTTCTTCCAATTTCTTTTTTAAGATCTGCTATAAATCGGGTAAACACGAAAAGATCCGTGGTTATCTATATGCATCCCTGGGAGATGTATTCTGATACACAAAAGGTTCCACTTCCTTTAATTTCTCGTTTTATTACCTATTATGGGGTTAATTCGGCCTTTAGTAAACTTGAAAATTTACTCAAAAATTTCACATTTTCTCCAATAAAGGAGGTATTAAATTTATGA